From Apium graveolens cultivar Ventura chromosome 9, ASM990537v1, whole genome shotgun sequence, the proteins below share one genomic window:
- the LOC141684839 gene encoding uncharacterized protein LOC141684839 yields the protein MGDRDKLRDTYRDRDRDRDRDRDRDTRKRDRDRDRSKRSHTPDRSRSRHARSRTRSPDRRRSRSRSPDRSRSRRHRSPSPDHSRKRQKRGESSERDRRKESTTAAAVSEFLDGIVKEKKEKKGDESEEVEMDKDEMEMMKMMGIPVGFDSTKGKHVDGNDVSGVRAVTKRMPRQYMNRRGGFNRPLPAERNR from the coding sequence ATGGGCGACCGCGACAAACTCCGCGACACATATCGCGACCGCGACAGAGACCGAGACAGAGACCGAGACCGCGACACTAGAAAGCGAGACCGTGACCGTGACCGGAGCAAGCGGTCGCACACACCGGACCGGTCCAGATCGCGGCACGCTCGGTCGAGAACTCGCTCTCCGGACCGTCGCCGGAGCCGTTCCCGCTCTCCCGACCGGTCTCGCTCTCGCCGCCACCGCTCTCCCTCACCGGACCACTCACGAAAACGCCAGAAGCGCGGAGAGAGCAGCGAGAGAGATCGCCGGAAAGAGTCGACGACGGCGGCGGCGGTGTCTGAATTCTTGGACGGAATAGTGAAggagaagaaggagaagaaaggaGATGAGAGTGAGGAAGTAGAGATGGATAAGGATGAGATggagatgatgaagatgatggGAATTCCGGTAGGGTTTGATTCAACGAAAGGGAAACATGTGGATGGGAATGATGTTAGTGGTGTGAGAGCTGTCACGAAGAGAATGCCGCGACAGTATATGAATAGGAGAGGTGGATTTAATAGGCCGTTGCCTGCTGAGAGGAATCGTTGA
- the LOC141682818 gene encoding 14 kDa zinc-binding protein, with product MAAAINPFSLLRGPLRVGALATIRASKEAFFIPPTHSFLPIAPQFRRTLSSSGAANNEEAIAKVAEDTGAPTIFDKIIAKEIPSTIVYEDEKVLAFRDINPQAPVHVVVIPKSRDGLTQLGKAEERHSDILGHLLYAAKLVAEKEGIVDGFRVVINNGPGACQSVYHIHLHVLGGRQLKWPPG from the exons ATGGCTGCTGCTATAAACCCCTTCTCTTTGTTAag GGGCCCTCTGAGAGTTGGAGCATTGGCAACAATTAGAGCCTCTAAAGAAGCCTTTTTTATTCCCCCAACTCACTCATTTCTTCCCATTGCTCCTCAATTTCGTAG AACATTGTCATCTTCGGGCGCTGCAAATAATGAAGAAGCTATTGCCAAGGTAGCTGAAGACACCGGAGCTCCAACCAT ATTTGACAAAATTATAGCAAAAGAGATACCTTCCACAATAGTATATGAGGATGAGAAAGTGCTGGCTTTTCGGGATATCAATCCTCAAGCTCCTGTACATGTTGTAGTCATCCCAAAGTCTAGGGATGGGTTAACTCAGCTTGGAAAG GCCGAAGAAAGACACAGTGATATACTGGGCCATCTTCTGTATGCTGCCAAATTAGTGGCAGAGAAAGAAGGTATTGTGGATGGGTTCCGTGTGGTGATCAACAATGGACCTGGTGCAT GTCAATCAGTTTACCATATTCACTTGCATGTACTCGGTGGAAGACAACTGAAGTGGCCACCAGGTTAA
- the LOC141686935 gene encoding uncharacterized protein LOC141686935: MAEEISIVNDEMLMRRKRSQVYKRIANKKPDGDTPSFLCNYWNEEPAVRLDGRGNTLLHLLVIRQYEEAVRKLMDEDNVSQEHLKKQNLRGETALHEATRHDDERIVELLLEKERKLISMLGCSVSMCNCKDCAARMSAEKDNLVSIRNVSGETALFLAAACGKWKIFLKILNYNKEGCKTQRNDGCTVLHAAIMGEYYRTATKILDLENGHGLAQIRNKSGETALNMLALSPSSFRSNSYYTTATMGKASFIPLQSLRVLLYWCIPHMYDIRSVKEGDEEDPDSRRKTYIEDKKRNPFVELFLGLPWIQPIDDTKRKNMAAVALAKQLLEEEEDWGRYTYSANKDHSQYDCLDEEHQNPLIQAIEMGIPELVVEILSYFPDAANSIDKDGKNVFHFAAEHRGSEIYEKLKESAINKDRMLLDVDNNGDTILHHATKTKPATNFSLGVANLMAWDIFWFQRIRHDCSPHLLHIRNKDENTAEDLLLKDYKKKREAAEKAVKEMNQGLMVVAALIATVSFTAVFTLPGGFDQDDGHPLLFNRKGHMHDLNLFLSYVGLTFFASLIALGTLLSTQLSRFHLEDLYFALPLKYSIAITCLFLSSCSIFTTFLQALVLEDYMPPYYFTSLIIGCIIMGLVYVDSIYDVLTYIVEVLRHSRTYRSQERSSNP; this comes from the exons ATGGCAGAGGAAATCTCAATAGTAAACGATGAGATGCTAATGAGGCGAAAACGTAGCCAAGTTTACAAAAGAATAGCAAATAAAAAGCCGGATGGCGATACTCCTAGTTTTCTGTGCAATTACTGGAATGAGGAACCTGCAGTAAGACTAGATGGTCGAGGCAACACCCTTCTTCATTTGCTGGTAATTCGCCAATATGAGGAAGCTGTAAGGAAACTGATGGATGAAGATAATGTTAGCCAAGAGCACCTCAAGAAACAAAACCTTAGAGGTGAAACAGCTCTACATGAAGCCACGAGGCATGATGATGAACGTATTGTTGAATTGCTGttggagaaagaaagaaaattGATTTCAATGCTCGGCTGTTCAGTTTCCATGTGCAACTGTAAAGATTGTGCTGCAAGAATGTCGGCAGAGAAAGATAATTTAGTTTCTATCCGAAATGTTTCAGGAGAGACTGCACTCTTCCTGGCGGCTGCATGTGGAAAATGGAAAATTTTCTTGAAAATTCTGAATTATAACAAAGAAGGTTGTAAGACACAGAGAAATGATGGCTGCACTGTTCTTCATGCTGCTATTATGGGAGAATACTATC GCACGGCTACAAAAATATTGGATTTGGAGAATGGACATGGACTTGCTCAAATACGTAACAAATCTGGGGAAACCGCTTTGAATATGTTGGCCTTGTCACCATCTTCATTTCGGAGCAACTCTTACTATACAACAGCAACTATGGGCAAGGCATCCTTTATCCCTCTACAGAGTTTGAGAGTTCTATTGTATTGGT GCATACCACACATGTATGACATCAGATCGGTGAAAGAAGGTGATGAGGAGGATCCAGATAGCAGACGGAAAACCTACATCGAAGACAAAAAACGAAATCCATTTGTCGAACTATTTTTGG GATTGCCTTGGATTCAACCCATAGATGATACGAAGCGAAAGAACATGGCTGCAGTAGCACTTGCAAAGCAACTGCTGGAGGAAGAGGAAGATTGGGGTCGTTACACATATTCTGCAAATAAAGACCATAGTCAGTACGACTGCTTGGATGAAGAACATCAAAACCCTCTTATACAAGCCATTGAAATGGGCATACCTGAACTAGTCGTGGAAATCCTCAGTTATTTTCCTGATGCTGCCAACTCTATTGATAAGGATGGAAAGAATGTCTTCCATTTTGCAGCTGAGCATAGGGGCAGTGAAATTTATGAGAAGCTAAAAGAATCTGCAATTAACAAGGACAGAATGTTGTTAGATGTTGATAATAATGGAGACACGATATTGCATCATGCAACTAAAACCAAGCCTGCAACTAATTTTTCTCTAGGAGTAGCTAACCTGATGGCTTGGGATATCTTTTGGTTTCAG CGTATAAGACATGACTGTTCTCCACATCTATTGCATATCCGGAACAAAGATGAGAACACAGCCGAAGATTTATTGTTGAAAGACTACAAAAAGAAACGAGAAGCAGCTGAGAAAGCAGTGAAAGAAATGAACCAGGGCTTAATGGTTGTGGCAGCATTGATTGCCACTGTGAGTTTCACAGCTGTTTTCACTCTTCCTGGAGGATTCGATCAAGATGATGGCCACCCCCTGCTCTTTAATAGAAAAGGGCATATGCATGATTTAAATCTGTTTCTAAGTTATGTTGGCCTGACTTTCTTTGCTTCTTTGATTGCCTTGGGAACTCTTCTGTCAACTCAGCTGTCGCGATTTCATTTGGAAGATTTGTACTTTGCCCTGCCACTGAAGTACTCGATTGCTATTACGTGTCTCTTCCTCTCCTCATGCTCTATATTCACCACATTTCTCCAGGCCTTAGTACTTGAGGATTACATGCCTCCTTATTACTTTACATCCCTCATCATCGGCTGCATCATTATGGGCCTAGTTTATGTCGACTCCATTTATGATGTCTTAACTTACATAGTGGAGGTTTTACGACATTCAAGGACATACAGGAGCCAGGAACGGTCATCAAATCCATAA
- the LOC141684452 gene encoding sulfiredoxin, chloroplastic/mitochondrial has product MAFLLQFPNNFRTFSVSASSNGASPSVPQTGPVILELPLDKIRRPLMRTRSNDQEKVKDLMDSIAQIGLQVPIDVLEVDGVYYGFSGCHRYEAHQRLGLPTIRCKIRRGTKETLRHHLR; this is encoded by the exons ATGGCTTTTCTTCTCCAGTTTCCAAACAATTTCAGGACTTTCTCTGTTTCAGCTTCCTCCAATG GGGCTTCTCCAAGTGTGCCTCAAACAGGGCCTGTGATTCTTGAACTGCCCCTGGATAAAATAAGAAGACCCCTTATGCGTACTCGGTCTAATGATCAAGAAAAGGTTAAGGATCTTATGGATAGCATTGCTCAAATTGGTCTTCAAGTACCT ATTGATGTGCTTGAGGTAGATGGTGTCTACTATG GTTTCTCAGGCTGTCATCGGTACGAGGCTCACCAGCGACTAGGACTTCCAACAATTCGCTGTAAAATTCGACGTGGAACGAAAGAGACTTTGAG GCATCACCTCCGCTGA